From the genome of Streptomyces sp. NBC_01317, one region includes:
- a CDS encoding DUF5709 domain-containing protein has product MGDEVYQPNHDDGVFEDEGILDPEDTLVDRGSDPFDEGWSPPERPLGVEHTGTTASEQLAGESLDQRLAEEIPDRAAPFGDGIGDLAYGEGELVDDEVGDGRSGRLVAPDEGAHEDAENDMVASDVGIDGAAASAEEAAVHLVPGEDDEPEAYE; this is encoded by the coding sequence ATGGGCGACGAGGTGTACCAGCCCAACCACGACGACGGGGTGTTCGAGGACGAAGGCATCCTCGATCCCGAGGACACGTTGGTGGACCGCGGGTCCGACCCCTTCGACGAGGGCTGGTCCCCGCCCGAGCGGCCGCTCGGTGTGGAACACACCGGGACGACCGCCTCGGAGCAGCTCGCGGGCGAGTCGCTGGACCAGCGCCTCGCCGAGGAGATCCCCGACCGCGCGGCCCCGTTCGGGGACGGCATCGGCGATCTGGCCTACGGCGAGGGCGAGCTGGTGGACGACGAGGTCGGGGACGGCCGGTCCGGGCGGCTGGTGGCGCCGGACGAGGGCGCGCACGAGGACGCCGAGAACGACATGGTCGCCAGCGATGTGGGCATCGACGGCGCGGCCGCCTCTGCGGAGGAGGCGGCGGTGCATCTGGTGCCGGGGGAGGACGACGAGCCCGAGGCGTACGAGTAG
- a CDS encoding ATP-binding protein, with product MTVPLDRHDGRRYTVELHASPERLSQLRRIVAAHLRHWKLDLHVGPVCEGLDALMANVQRHVGEATTCVVELRWRGRHLTASVEDNGPRLPRLLTAGGGGLARVAALSDSWGTCPTAGGKVIWFTRSVESPQDIFRVPRIPVTGIGTAELRRAPAPEPVPFGAPAAPAREFFAAALA from the coding sequence ATGACAGTTCCACTCGACCGGCACGACGGCCGGCGCTACACGGTGGAATTGCACGCCTCCCCGGAACGTCTCTCCCAGCTGCGGCGCATCGTCGCCGCCCACCTCAGGCACTGGAAACTCGACCTGCACGTCGGCCCCGTCTGCGAGGGCCTCGACGCACTCATGGCCAATGTCCAGCGGCACGTCGGAGAGGCCACCACGTGTGTGGTGGAACTGCGTTGGCGCGGACGCCACCTCACGGCCTCGGTGGAGGACAACGGCCCCCGGCTGCCCCGCCTGCTCACCGCCGGTGGCGGAGGGCTCGCGCGTGTCGCCGCGCTGAGCGACAGCTGGGGGACCTGTCCCACGGCCGGTGGCAAAGTCATCTGGTTCACCAGGAGTGTCGAATCCCCGCAGGACATCTTCCGCGTGCCCCGAATCCCGGTCACCGGCATCGGTACGGCCGAGCTGCGCCGTGCGCCCGCCCCGGAACCCGTGCCGTTCGGCGCCCCCGCCGCCCCGGCCCGCGAGTTCTTCGCGGCGGCCCTGGCCTGA
- a CDS encoding type 1 glutamine amidotransferase domain-containing protein has translation MRVAFLVAPEGVERVELTEPWQAVGEAGGERVLISTEPGEVQAFDHLDKADTFPVDLTVSEASVADYDGLVLPGGVANPDALRTDAGAVAFVKSFFDAGKPVAAICHAPWTLVEADVERDRTLTSWPSLQTDLRNAGATWVDEQVQVCTSGPNTLITSRNPGDLKAFNATFVPEFGG, from the coding sequence ATGCGTGTGGCATTTCTCGTGGCTCCCGAAGGCGTGGAGCGAGTGGAACTCACCGAACCCTGGCAGGCCGTCGGCGAGGCGGGCGGCGAACGCGTGCTCATCTCGACGGAACCCGGCGAGGTACAGGCGTTCGACCACCTCGACAAGGCGGACACCTTTCCCGTCGACCTGACCGTCTCCGAGGCCTCCGTGGCCGACTACGACGGACTCGTGCTGCCCGGCGGCGTCGCCAACCCGGACGCCCTGCGCACGGACGCCGGCGCCGTCGCGTTCGTGAAGAGCTTCTTCGACGCGGGCAAGCCGGTGGCCGCGATCTGCCACGCCCCGTGGACGCTCGTGGAGGCCGATGTCGAACGGGACAGGACGCTGACGTCCTGGCCCAGCCTTCAGACAGACCTCCGCAACGCCGGGGCCACCTGGGTCGACGAACAGGTCCAGGTCTGCACCTCCGGGCCCAACACCCTCATCACGAGCCGGAACCCCGGCGACCTCAAGGCGTTCAACGCCACCTTCGTGCCCGAGTTCGGCGGCTGA
- a CDS encoding SAV_915 family protein yields MSEHQNSEDPEPSHPTPAGPLFVPVRPGSAGFSVRLFRTALGARTAVAFTTATGLAATLGPQQSWIKLSEHAVRALTEPLGVTALTVDPQLAAPATARATAPVTLPVAVTGPLPVLPIPVPTAGPYGARRPSAGALPPLQPGHRMAPSARPAARRA; encoded by the coding sequence ATGTCGGAGCATCAGAACAGCGAGGATCCGGAGCCTTCACATCCGACCCCGGCCGGACCGTTGTTCGTCCCGGTCCGGCCGGGATCCGCAGGCTTCAGCGTCCGTCTCTTCCGTACCGCCCTCGGCGCCCGGACGGCGGTCGCCTTCACCACCGCGACCGGACTGGCCGCGACCCTGGGCCCCCAGCAGTCCTGGATCAAGCTCTCGGAGCACGCCGTACGCGCCCTCACCGAGCCGCTCGGCGTCACCGCCCTCACCGTCGACCCGCAGCTGGCCGCCCCGGCCACGGCCCGGGCCACCGCTCCCGTCACGCTCCCCGTCGCCGTCACGGGCCCGCTGCCCGTCCTCCCAATCCCGGTCCCGACCGCAGGACCGTACGGCGCGCGCAGGCCCTCCGCCGGCGCACTCCCGCCGCTCCAGCCCGGCCACCGCATGGCCCCCTCGGCACGACCGGCCGCTCGACGCGCCTGA
- a CDS encoding winged helix-turn-helix transcriptional regulator, with protein sequence MARQPLAVRPCSLAASLDVLGERWSLLAIREMGYGVHRFGRIAGYTGASRDILADRLRKLEAAGVIERRQYSEHPPRYEYHLTEAGRELHPVLLSLFQWGDKWAVEEPALTLRHACGHRLEIDHVCRHCGGPVSRGTVEAQVSRGQE encoded by the coding sequence ATGGCGCGCCAGCCCCTCGCCGTCCGGCCGTGCTCGCTCGCCGCCTCGCTGGACGTCCTGGGCGAGCGCTGGTCCCTGCTGGCCATCCGCGAGATGGGATACGGCGTCCACCGCTTCGGGCGCATCGCCGGCTACACCGGCGCCTCCCGCGACATCCTCGCCGACCGCCTGCGCAAGCTCGAAGCCGCCGGAGTGATCGAGCGGCGGCAGTACAGCGAGCACCCGCCGCGTTACGAGTACCACCTCACCGAAGCCGGCCGGGAGCTGCACCCGGTGCTGCTCTCGCTCTTCCAGTGGGGCGACAAGTGGGCCGTGGAGGAACCGGCGTTGACGCTCCGGCACGCGTGCGGACACCGCCTGGAGATCGACCACGTCTGCCGCCACTGCGGCGGTCCGGTCAGCCGCGGCACGGTCGAGGCACAGGTCTCCCGCGGCCAGGAGTGA